A genomic window from Salvia hispanica cultivar TCC Black 2014 chromosome 5, UniMelb_Shisp_WGS_1.0, whole genome shotgun sequence includes:
- the LOC125188426 gene encoding uncharacterized protein LOC125188426 isoform X2: MGSEEGEDTQKLKRIAAAAYDYDNDSRWADYWSNILIPPHLASRNDVVDHYNRKFYQRYIDPDLVVEAMTTSSSSQSRTTSNSPQQSSSSTASTNDTRQRSSGSSGRTSGASTIPPINSTSLRWDKQTIQFSANAWVFVVAVIAIFPLVPRSLSNRAYRLSFFGTACSLLYSLYSLYGSIFAET; this comes from the exons ATGGGAAGCGAGGAAGGAGAGGATACCCAGAAGTTAAAGCGGATTGCTGCGGCGGCTTACGATTATGACAACGACTCACGCTGGGCGGATTATTGGTCGAATATTCTCATTCCGCCGCACTTGGCCTCCCGCAATGACGTCGTAGACCACTACAACCGCAAGTTCTACCAGCGTTACATC GATCCTGATCTAGTTGTCGAGGCAATGACTACCAGCAGCTCATCCCAGTCGAGAACGACATCAAATTCACCACAACAATCCTCATCATCAACTGCTAGCACCAACGATACTCGCCAAAGGAGTTCAG GGTCCTCTGGTAGAACATCGGGGGCATCGACTATTCCACCTATCAATTCTACATCGCTGCGTTGGGATAAGCAAACAATTCAATTTTCAGCCAATGCTTGG GTCTTTGTTGTGGCAGTCATTGCCATTTTTCCACTTGTTCCGAGGAGCCTCTCAAATCGGGCATACCGACTCTCCTTTTTTGGAACTGCATGTTCTCTCTTGTACTCATTGTATTCACTATATGGG TCCATCTTTGCAGAAACCTAG
- the LOC125188413 gene encoding translation initiation factor eIF-2B subunit delta-like isoform X1, with protein sequence MESRRVPRTVSDPKVRQVGFFAPPDRSLSGPPDPASSPPPLSNISPSGNSLSPVMIPPPRHLSTDLPRHLPHPHPPLSPLRAPRANETSVPVGSYNPSEFSTPSGIADFSEDQLSPRWGRKSSSGKFATSLPSGGFGMAAAKNISDANSKPGVADGGADAEVQKEKGAAAGKPLKEKTTKAERRAMQEAQRAAKAATKGEGSKTAGVNAANAMKSAKPAPQKKDNSSVAASERKGGDRQTDKDRKKDVPHPRMQFDDENRVEKAKKRSVVKQAEARNRVELFRHLPQYEHGARLTDLESKFFQLGPVHPAVYKVGFRYLTGDISGGNARCIAMLQAFQESIKDYSTPPEKTLIRDLTSKINCYVSFLIECRPLSISMGNAIRFLKRRITSLPLNLSESEAITSLVSDIDRFINEKIILADNVIVKHAVTKIRDGDVLLTYASSSAVEMLLLHAHELGKRFRVVIVDSRPKLEGKMLLRRLVGKGISCTYTHINAVSYVMHEVTRVFLGASSVLANGTVYSRVGTACVAMVAHQFRVPVLICCEAYKFHERVQLDSICCNELGDAEMVSRVTGREDINSLDGWTSSENLQPLNLLYDATPSDYVSMIITDYGMIPPTSVPVIVREYGREYLLI encoded by the exons ATGGAATCCCGCCGCGTTCCTCGCACCGTCAGCGACCCCAAGGTCCGCCAGGTCGGATTCTTCGCTCCGCCCGACCGCTCTCTCTCCGGTCCCCCAGATCCCGCCTCCTCCCCGCCGCCGCTTTCCAACATTTCCCCCTCCGGCAACTCCTTGTCCCCCGTCATGATCCCGCCTCCTCGCCACCTCTCCACCGACCTCCCCCGCCACCTCCCCCACCCGCACCCGCCGCTCTCCCCTCTCCGCGCTCCCCGCGCCAATGAGACTTCGGTTCCCGTCGGTAGCTACAATCCTTCCGAGTTCTCCACCCCTTCTGGTATCGCCGATTTCTCGGAGGATCAGCTATCTCCGCGTTGGGGGCGGAAGAGTAGCTCTGGGAAATTCGCTACTTCATTGCCGTCGGGTGGATTCGGTATGGCGGCTGCTAAGAATATTAGTGACGCTAATTCCAAACCTGGCGTTGCAG ATGGAGGGGCGGATGCGGAAGTGCAGAAGGAGAAGGGCGCAGCTGCAGGGAAGCCTTTGAAAGAGAAGACGACAAAAGCCGAACGCCGGGCAATGCAAGAAGCACAACGTGCTGCCAAGGCTGCTACAAAAG GTGAAGGAAGCAAGACTGCTGGAGTCAATGCAGCCAACGCAATGAAGTCTGCAAAGCCAGCTCCACAAAAGAAAGACAACTCTTCAGTTGCAGCTTCTGAAAGAAAAGGTGGTGACCGTCAAACAGATAAGGATAGGAAGAAAGATGTCCCTCATCCACGGATGCAGTTTGATGATGAAAACAGAGTTGAGAAGGCAAAGAAGCGGTCTGTAGTAAAACAAGCAGAAGCCCGTAACAGAGTTGAACTCTTTAGGCATCTACCTCAGTATGAACATGGAGCAAGGCTCACTGATTTGGAATCGAAGTTCTTCCAATTAGGTCCTGTTCATCCTGCTGTGTACAAG GTTGGTTTCCGATATCTGACGGGGGATATATCTGGGGGAAATGCCCGGTGCATTGCGATGCTACAAGCATTCCAAGAATCAATCAAGGATTACTCTACACCGCCTGAAAAAACCCTTATCAGAGACTTGACTTCTAAAATAAACTGTTATGTTTCCTTTCTGATAGAATGTAGACCCCTTTCAATCAGCATGGGCAATGCAATTAGGTTTCTTAAGAGACGAATTACCAGCTTACCCTTAAACCTTTCTGAATCAGAAGCAATTACCAGTCTTGTCTCTGATATTGATCGTTTTATTAACGAGAAGATAATTCTAGCTGACAACGTTATTGTGAAGCATGCTGTAACTAAAATTAGGGATGGTGATGTTCTTCTGACATATGCATCGTCTTCTGCTGTTGAAATGCTACTTTTACATGCTCATGAACTTGGAAAACGGTTTCGAGTAGTGATAGTTGATTCGCGTCCCAAGCTTGAAGGCAAAATGCTGCTTCGCAGGCTTGTGGGGAAAGGAATTAGCTGTACATACACCCATATAAACGCTGTTTCTTATGTCATGCATGAAGTAACAAGAGTTTTTCTGGGTGCATCTTCGGTGTTGGCAAATGGAACTGTTTACTCAAGAGTTGGCACAGCATGTGTTGCTATGGTTGCCCATCAGTTCCGTGTCCCTGTCCTGATATGTTGTGAAGCATACAAGTTTCACGAGAGGGTTCAACTTGATTCTATTTGCTGTAATGAACTTG GTGACGCTGAAATGGTTTCAAGGGTTACCGGTAGAGAGGATATCAATTCTTTAGATGGTTGGACTAGTAGCGAGAATCTACAACCCCTGAACCTGCT TTATGATGCAACACCTTCCGATTATGTATCAATGATCATAACAGACTATGGCATG ATACCACCGACAAGTGTACCAGTTATAGTCCGAGAATACGGCAGAGAATACTTGTTGATATAG
- the LOC125188426 gene encoding uncharacterized protein LOC125188426 isoform X1, giving the protein MGSEEGEDTQKLKRIAAAAYDYDNDSRWADYWSNILIPPHLASRNDVVDHYNRKFYQRYIDPDLVVEAMTTSSSSQSRTTSNSPQQSSSSTASTNDTRQRSSGSSGRTSGASTIPPINSTSLRWDKQTIQFSANAWVFVVAVIAIFPLVPRSLSNRAYRLSFFGTACSLLYSLYSLYGKPRAWNLQALQVWFQSMLASKDFMYSLYCLIFVSSHPCLKFALLPIICRALEYVAKFLRLNFSRSTLYR; this is encoded by the exons ATGGGAAGCGAGGAAGGAGAGGATACCCAGAAGTTAAAGCGGATTGCTGCGGCGGCTTACGATTATGACAACGACTCACGCTGGGCGGATTATTGGTCGAATATTCTCATTCCGCCGCACTTGGCCTCCCGCAATGACGTCGTAGACCACTACAACCGCAAGTTCTACCAGCGTTACATC GATCCTGATCTAGTTGTCGAGGCAATGACTACCAGCAGCTCATCCCAGTCGAGAACGACATCAAATTCACCACAACAATCCTCATCATCAACTGCTAGCACCAACGATACTCGCCAAAGGAGTTCAG GGTCCTCTGGTAGAACATCGGGGGCATCGACTATTCCACCTATCAATTCTACATCGCTGCGTTGGGATAAGCAAACAATTCAATTTTCAGCCAATGCTTGG GTCTTTGTTGTGGCAGTCATTGCCATTTTTCCACTTGTTCCGAGGAGCCTCTCAAATCGGGCATACCGACTCTCCTTTTTTGGAACTGCATGTTCTCTCTTGTACTCATTGTATTCACTATATGGG AAACCTAGAGCATGGAACTTGCAGGCTTTGCAAGTGTGGTTCCAGTCTATGTTAGCATCCAAAGATTTTATGTATTCACTCTACTGCCTTATATTCGTCAGCTCTCATCCATGTCTCAAAT TTGCTTTACTTCCTATAATCTGTCGGGCCCTTGAGTATGTTGCAAAGTTCCTGAGGCTTAACTTTAGTAGATCAACCTTGTACAGGTAA
- the LOC125188413 gene encoding translation initiation factor eIF-2B subunit delta-like isoform X2 — protein MGGCMKGIGEDRCSGKGEGSKTAGVNAANAMKSAKPAPQKKDNSSVAASERKGGDRQTDKDRKKDVPHPRMQFDDENRVEKAKKRSVVKQAEARNRVELFRHLPQYEHGARLTDLESKFFQLGPVHPAVYKVGFRYLTGDISGGNARCIAMLQAFQESIKDYSTPPEKTLIRDLTSKINCYVSFLIECRPLSISMGNAIRFLKRRITSLPLNLSESEAITSLVSDIDRFINEKIILADNVIVKHAVTKIRDGDVLLTYASSSAVEMLLLHAHELGKRFRVVIVDSRPKLEGKMLLRRLVGKGISCTYTHINAVSYVMHEVTRVFLGASSVLANGTVYSRVGTACVAMVAHQFRVPVLICCEAYKFHERVQLDSICCNELGDAEMVSRVTGREDINSLDGWTSSENLQPLNLLYDATPSDYVSMIITDYGMIPPTSVPVIVREYGREYLLI, from the exons ATGGGTGGTTGTATGAAGGGCATTGGAGAAGATCGTTGCAGTGGAAAAG GTGAAGGAAGCAAGACTGCTGGAGTCAATGCAGCCAACGCAATGAAGTCTGCAAAGCCAGCTCCACAAAAGAAAGACAACTCTTCAGTTGCAGCTTCTGAAAGAAAAGGTGGTGACCGTCAAACAGATAAGGATAGGAAGAAAGATGTCCCTCATCCACGGATGCAGTTTGATGATGAAAACAGAGTTGAGAAGGCAAAGAAGCGGTCTGTAGTAAAACAAGCAGAAGCCCGTAACAGAGTTGAACTCTTTAGGCATCTACCTCAGTATGAACATGGAGCAAGGCTCACTGATTTGGAATCGAAGTTCTTCCAATTAGGTCCTGTTCATCCTGCTGTGTACAAG GTTGGTTTCCGATATCTGACGGGGGATATATCTGGGGGAAATGCCCGGTGCATTGCGATGCTACAAGCATTCCAAGAATCAATCAAGGATTACTCTACACCGCCTGAAAAAACCCTTATCAGAGACTTGACTTCTAAAATAAACTGTTATGTTTCCTTTCTGATAGAATGTAGACCCCTTTCAATCAGCATGGGCAATGCAATTAGGTTTCTTAAGAGACGAATTACCAGCTTACCCTTAAACCTTTCTGAATCAGAAGCAATTACCAGTCTTGTCTCTGATATTGATCGTTTTATTAACGAGAAGATAATTCTAGCTGACAACGTTATTGTGAAGCATGCTGTAACTAAAATTAGGGATGGTGATGTTCTTCTGACATATGCATCGTCTTCTGCTGTTGAAATGCTACTTTTACATGCTCATGAACTTGGAAAACGGTTTCGAGTAGTGATAGTTGATTCGCGTCCCAAGCTTGAAGGCAAAATGCTGCTTCGCAGGCTTGTGGGGAAAGGAATTAGCTGTACATACACCCATATAAACGCTGTTTCTTATGTCATGCATGAAGTAACAAGAGTTTTTCTGGGTGCATCTTCGGTGTTGGCAAATGGAACTGTTTACTCAAGAGTTGGCACAGCATGTGTTGCTATGGTTGCCCATCAGTTCCGTGTCCCTGTCCTGATATGTTGTGAAGCATACAAGTTTCACGAGAGGGTTCAACTTGATTCTATTTGCTGTAATGAACTTG GTGACGCTGAAATGGTTTCAAGGGTTACCGGTAGAGAGGATATCAATTCTTTAGATGGTTGGACTAGTAGCGAGAATCTACAACCCCTGAACCTGCT TTATGATGCAACACCTTCCGATTATGTATCAATGATCATAACAGACTATGGCATG ATACCACCGACAAGTGTACCAGTTATAGTCCGAGAATACGGCAGAGAATACTTGTTGATATAG
- the LOC125187475 gene encoding transmembrane ascorbate ferrireductase 2-like — MAAPVVRFPIFAVVRILGVALATLVLIWTFHFRGGMALVSDDRNQIFNVHPVVLLIGLVVLNGEAMLAYKTLPGTKIFKKLVHLSLQFLVFLLSVIGVVVVWKNRIERGKENFYSLHSWLGLLSLFLFGIQWTLGFLTFYYPGGSRNGRASLLPWHGYLGHYIYGLSVITCVTGFLGRATSLQTHGTISRYSTEAILINSMGVLTVVLAGFVIFGVQSRVQKR, encoded by the exons ATGGCGGCCCCGGTGGTACGCTTCCCGATCTTTGCGGTGGTCAGAATTCTGGGCGTCGCCCTTGCTACATTGGTATTAATATGGACCTTCCATTTCAGAGGCGGAATGGCTCTCGTCTCCGATGATAGGAAccaaatttttaat GTTCATCCTGTAGTGCTGCTCATTGGCCTTGTGGTTCTCAATGGCGAAG CCATGCTAGCATACAAGACGCTGCCAGGAACaaaaatttttaagaaactGGTTCATCTGTCCCTCCAATTCCTTGTCTTCCTTTTGAGCGTCATCGGAGTAGTTGTTGTGTGGAAGAATCGTATTGAGAGGGGCAAAGAAAATTTCTATAGCCTCCACTCTTGGCTGGGCCTTCTGTCGCTTTTCTTGTTTGGAATTCAG TGGACTCTTGGGTTTTTAACCTTCTATTATCCTGGGGGATCAAGAAACGGTCGAGCTAGCTTGTTACCTTGGCATGGATATTTGGGACACTACATCTATGGTCTTTCTGTTATTACCTGCGTGACTGGTTTTCTAGGGAGGGCGACATCCCTTCAAACACATGGGACAATATCCCGCTATTCAACTGAAGCCATTCTGATAAATTCAATGGGTGTCTTAACTGTAGTTTTAGCCGGTTTTGTGATTTTTGGAGTTCAATCCCGTGTACAGAAACGGTGA